The following proteins come from a genomic window of Campylobacter concisus:
- a CDS encoding septum formation initiator has protein sequence MSEILDEYGSTDGIFHKIVKYIRPTLRYIIATICVAMFAFYVGNIMFGKRSLDVMLSLQSKKERLSEDVEILKKMNARLQKDYFELQGLEPDFNKK, from the coding sequence TTGAGCGAAATTTTAGACGAATATGGCAGCACTGATGGCATATTTCATAAAATTGTAAAATATATTAGACCAACATTGCGATATATCATAGCCACAATTTGTGTGGCTATGTTTGCCTTTTATGTGGGCAATATAATGTTTGGCAAACGCTCACTTGATGTTATGCTAAGCCTTCAGAGTAAAAAAGAGAGACTTAGCGAAGACGTGGAAATTTTAAAAAAAATGAATGCGCGTCTGCAAAAAGATTATTTTGAATTACAAGGCCTTGAGCCAGACTTTAATAAAAAGTAG
- a CDS encoding AMIN domain-containing protein, whose translation MKKFWLVLSIFATSVFARENPFMPISELNTSVMTTNIIEKFDRFDSLSFKFPSDAALLLDVTIRYRANDGTIKEKRLADINKTIDYSDEFALNKVKNPEPVVAKKLDVSVTMANMPSQKVSTPVIIEKNETKISNKDRNKTSDMPTPNVVVIDLSTDKAKETNIKPEQKVVEIKIEPSAKPVDSVKNGKDVKFLGFISFLANNKELKIATKTKNLKHFTYEKNKIVLDFARPPRSFKTKSLKLENEHFKNVIIGWHDRYFRVVLELDKMHKYKLEAVENGYLLKLL comes from the coding sequence ATGAAAAAATTTTGGTTAGTTTTATCTATATTTGCAACAAGCGTCTTTGCTAGAGAGAACCCATTTATGCCTATTAGCGAGCTAAACACAAGCGTTATGACAACAAATATCATAGAAAAATTTGATAGATTTGATTCTCTTTCGTTTAAATTTCCAAGCGATGCGGCACTTTTACTAGATGTTACTATAAGATATAGAGCAAATGACGGCACTATAAAGGAAAAAAGACTAGCTGATATAAATAAAACTATCGATTACAGCGATGAATTTGCTTTAAATAAGGTAAAAAATCCAGAACCAGTTGTGGCAAAAAAGCTAGATGTTTCGGTCACAATGGCAAATATGCCTAGCCAAAAAGTAAGCACTCCTGTGATAATAGAAAAAAATGAAACTAAAATTTCAAATAAAGATAGAAATAAAACTTCAGATATGCCAACTCCAAATGTTGTAGTGATCGATCTTAGCACAGATAAAGCAAAAGAAACTAACATAAAACCTGAACAAAAGGTGGTCGAGATAAAGATTGAGCCTAGTGCAAAACCCGTTGATAGTGTCAAAAATGGAAAAGATGTTAAATTTCTAGGTTTTATAAGCTTTCTAGCCAACAACAAAGAGCTAAAAATCGCTACAAAAACTAAAAATTTAAAGCATTTTACTTATGAGAAAAATAAGATCGTTCTTGACTTTGCAAGGCCGCCAAGAAGCTTTAAAACCAAGAGCTTAAAACTTGAAAATGAACATTTTAAGAATGTGATCATAGGCTGGCATGATAGATATTTCAGAGTGGTTTTAGAGCTTGATAAGATGCATAAATATAAGCTTGAAGCCGTTGAAAATGGATATTTGCTTAAGCTTTTATAG
- a CDS encoding tyrosine-type recombinase/integrase — protein sequence MKYPLDCKDNFENSFIFWLTRYVKFKLSSLSNKELRDPKALASVNFALSREIKNIDQLDGLVKNARNAGLTGINTYFNPLKKIYETMKFYELSSLKQIDEELLSEILASTTGGLSDASKKNYRISVINFFAFLDKQNEEDGKAHVFDINLKNWGGVSGNKGQKLPEFMGEDEVKKFLDVIEESDFKQNSNRNKLIIKTIIFTGIRVSEALNLKRKDITEDGDLFIIRIRGKGNKYRIVMIKRHLIEAHLNAIAINYINKEGYLFINKKGTRLTQAYVSRIVEQILFKAGIRKEKNGAHMLRHTFATMLYKKQKDLVLVQEALGHASLNTSRIYTHFDSDKLKLAAKVAEDLAN from the coding sequence TTGAAATATCCACTTGATTGCAAAGATAATTTTGAAAACTCATTTATTTTTTGGCTCACTCGCTATGTCAAATTTAAACTTAGCTCACTTTCAAATAAAGAGCTTAGGGATCCAAAGGCACTTGCAAGTGTAAATTTCGCTCTAAGCCGCGAGATAAAAAACATAGACCAGCTTGATGGCTTAGTAAAAAATGCGAGAAACGCGGGGCTTACTGGCATAAATACCTACTTTAATCCGCTTAAAAAAATATATGAAACGATGAAATTTTACGAGCTTAGCAGCCTAAAACAGATCGATGAAGAGCTGTTAAGCGAAATACTAGCTAGCACGACTGGCGGACTAAGCGACGCTAGTAAGAAAAATTACCGCATCTCGGTGATAAATTTCTTTGCATTTTTAGACAAACAAAACGAAGAGGACGGCAAGGCCCATGTTTTTGATATAAATTTAAAAAACTGGGGCGGAGTTAGTGGCAACAAAGGGCAAAAGTTGCCTGAGTTTATGGGCGAAGATGAGGTCAAAAAATTTCTAGATGTGATCGAAGAAAGTGACTTTAAGCAAAACTCAAATCGCAATAAGCTCATAATAAAAACGATAATTTTTACTGGCATTCGTGTGAGCGAGGCTCTAAATTTAAAGCGAAAGGATATCACTGAAGATGGCGATCTTTTTATCATTAGGATCCGGGGCAAAGGTAACAAATACCGCATCGTTATGATAAAACGCCACCTAATAGAAGCTCATCTAAATGCGATTGCAATAAACTACATCAACAAAGAGGGCTATCTTTTCATCAATAAAAAAGGCACCAGGCTTACGCAGGCTTATGTTAGCCGCATAGTTGAGCAAATTTTATTTAAAGCTGGCATCAGAAAAGAGAAAAATGGTGCCCACATGCTGCGCCACACCTTTGCAACAATGCTTTACAAAAAGCAAAAGGACCTTGTTTTGGTGCAAGAAGCTCTAGGTCATGCAAGCTTAAATACCTCAAGAATTTATACTCACTTTGATAGCGATAAGCTAAAACTTGCTGCAAAAGTAGCTGAGGATCTAGCAAACTAG